The Desulfatiglans anilini DSM 4660 genomic sequence CAGCAGCTGTTCCTGGATGTTGTGCAGGGCCCTTTCCATGCCGATCCGCTCCGTCATGTCGACGAAGGAGCCCACGGTCGCAACCTCGCGCCCTTCGTCGTCGTAAATCATGGCCGCCGAAAGGGTCCCGTCGATGACCTGGCCGTCCCTCCGCACATAGAGCATGGCGTGATTCTGCAGCAAACCTTTTCCTCCGTGCTCGGAACTGCGGATCATCTTCATGATCTTGCGGGCCACGCCTTCCGGGTAGATGCGGGAGATGTGCATTTTGCCGACCGTTTCATCCGCCAGGTACCCCAGGGTTTTTTCAGCCGCCCGGTTCCAGAGGATGATCCTGCCTGTGAGATCGGCTGCCATGATCGGGTTGGGCGAACTCTGGATGATTTTGTTCAGGAAATCGTGGGCCTCCTTCAACTTGCGCTCCATCCGGTAGCGCTCTGTCTGGTCGACGTTGATGCCCTCATAGCCGATGACGTTGCCGAGATGGTCGTGCCGCAGGTGGCCGGTGACCCACACCACAATGGGGTCGCCGTCCTTCCGCTTGAACTCGACCTCGTAATCCTTGACAAATCCTTCCCGCTCGATCAGCTGCTGGAACCGGATCCTGTCCTCCGGTCTGACGTACAGGTCCCTGGAGATGTCGATGTCCAGGAACTCTTCCTTGGTGTCGTAGCCTAGCATCTGCAGCAGGGCCCTGTTCGCGTCCAAAAACTTCCCTTCTTTGCTGCTGATGTAGACACCGACGTTGACGTGTTCGAAAAGGCTGCGGAATTTTTCTTCGGACAGCCGGAGCTCGGCCTCTCTGCGCTTACGGTCGGTGATGTCCTTGAAAAACCGGATCCGGGACTGGCTGCCGTCGAGGTAGGCCACGGGTTTTTCCGTGACCTCGAAGGTCCGGTTCACCTTGGGAATATAAATTTCGCCGCGCCGCTCTTTCGACAGGGGTGTTTCGTGGGCCCAGCACCACGGACACAAGGTGTCCTGATCGTTGATCACTTTGTGGCACTTCTCCCCGACCCCTTGCCCGAAATATTCGATCATGGTCCGATTCATATACTCCACGGTGAAGTCGGGGTCGATGACGTAAACGCCTTCGTCGATCGACTCCACGATGGAGGCCAGCATGCGCTTTTCCTTGTCCATGGCCGACCCTTCCTGGAGGATGCCGCCGGTTCGTCTCCCGGCGGAAAAGGGTTTTCGATCGGGGAAAGGGGCTCTTGATGGAGGGCCGCGCCTGCAGATGGACGCTCTCGGAGTCTTCGGCGGTGTGCGCGGCGCGGCGGCCGGCTGCGGCTTTACCGGTCGAGCCCTAGCTGGCGGGCCACTTCCTCCAGAAGCTGCGGCAGGGGCAAGGGCTTGTTGAAACAGACATCGGCCCCCTCCGCCGTCATGCGGTTGAATTTCTCTTCATCCAGATAGGCCGAAAGAACGATGATCTTGACATGCTGGGTCTCGGGAGAGGCCTTGATCCTGCGGCAGACCTCGTAGCCTTTGATGTCCGGCATCATGATGTCGAGGATCAGAAGGTCCGGCTTGAAGTGGGTGACCTGCAGCCCCGCCTCGAACCCATCCGCGGCGGAGATGACCTCGTAATCGTGGGCATCTTCTTCGAGGGCCTGTACGATGCTCTCGACGATGATGGGATCGTCGTCCACCACCAGGATTCTTTTCTTCCGGCCTTCATCCGCGTTAGCCTGAGGAATCGGGATCCCCTGCCGAAGCATGAATGCTTCCAGATCCTCGCGGCTGATCCGGCGGTGTCCCCCGACGGTGCGATAGGCCTTGATGTGGCCCGCGTCGATCCAGTTAATGATCGTCTTGGAAGAAACGTTGCAGTATTGGCTGGCGGTATAAACGGTAAAAACATCACGCATCTATAAAAGCCTCCCTCTTTGAGGCATTAAATTTTATTTATTATAATAATTACAGTTTTTGAAGAATGTCAACCAAAAAGGTCTGAAGCCCTACCTGGTTCGGCAGGGTTCAAGTTCCAGATGCAGTTCCGTTCCGGGAGGAATCAAAAAGAGGTTGGGCGTGGACCGGAAAGCATTCCGGTTTCCCCAAGGGCGACGCGGCGGCAGAGGCCATGTTGCGGCGCATTTCACACGTGGAAGATCAGCTCATTCAAAGAGGCTCCGATCTCGTCTGCAGAGGGTCGGTTCCTTCCATAGAAGTAGAGCAGGAGGTTGTCGAATTTTCTCCGTAACTGCGTGTCGGCTACGGCCTCGGCGAGTGTGAGACGGCTTTTCGGGTCATAGAAATGCTTCAGCCTGAGAAAGATTTCGCGGGTGGTGATGCCGAGGTCGTCCCTGAAGGATGGGGATCGGGAGATGGTTTCGAGCAGGGAGAGCAAGGGCTTGCGGTAGACGGAGATGGTGCGGTAGTTGTAGTAGTGTGTCAGCCTTTCGGTGTTGTACTCCCTGGGCGAACGGGATTCGATCAGCCGCACGAAATGCTCCACCTCCTCGTCGACCGGTTCTCGCGGCACTTTGTGTGCAGGGGTGAAAATGGGCCATTTCATCCTGTTCTACCCTCCTTATTCATGGACAAGCGGCGCTGGTTAGAGTGGTCTTGCCGGATGGGCCTGCGGGCATGAACAACCCCCGGCCGTGGCCGGATGGGGGGCGGCCCGTGGTGTCAGGGCAATTTCTGCTCTCCTCACGTTGTTTTTTCGCTGGACCAGCCGACTTCGTGCACCATGCCTGCTCCCGGCTCTGCCTGATTTCTACCGGCCCTGGGAAGCGGCATCGCGGCCCGGCGCGCACGGCAGGGCCTGTGTGGCTTTCTTTCCAGTAAAATCAGGTGTTGACCCTCTTGTGACATTTGCCTATAGTTCCCCCTGATGCTTTTGGACTGAAGCTATGACGGAACGATCAATCACCGCGGCGGCGGAGGCGTTTGGCCGCTTCGAATGCGTGCGGGATCGAAGAGGGAAAAAATGACGCAAACGACATCCGAGAAGCATGTTGGTTTCAAAGTGGACGAGGCGGCGGGACAGGCGCTCAGCCTCTGGTTCAACGACAGCATAGAATTCGCCCATGGCTGCAGGATCAGTGTGAGGATCAAAGACGTTTTGTGCCACTACCGTTCCAGGTTCCAGGAGATCGCCGTCTTCGAAACGGAGCGGCTGGGCCGGATGCTGGTGCTGGACAATATCACCATGCTGACCGAATTCGATGAGGCAGCCTATCATGAAATGATTGTGCATGTCCCCCTGTTGACTCATCCCAGACCGGTAAAAGTCCTGGTGATCGGCGGCGGCGACGGCGGCACGATCCGCGAGGTGCTGAAACACCCGTCCGTGGAAGAGGTGCATCTGTGCGAACTCGACGAAGAGGTCGTCAAGGCCTGCCGAGCCCACATCCCGTCGCTCGCCTGCGCATTCGACGATCCCCGGGTCAAGGCCTACTATGAAGACGGTGCGAAGTTCGTCAAGGAGCGCCCCGCCGCCTACGATGTCATTATCGTCGATTCGACCGATCCTATCGGACCCGGTCAGGTCCTTTTTCAACGGCCCTTTTACGCAGATATGTACAGCGCCTTGAAAGAGGACGGGATGGTCGTAACCCAGTGCGAATCCATTCACCTCCACAGGGAAGTGATCCGCGGCGTGGCGGACTTCGCCAAAGAGATCTATCCCAGAATCGGTTATTACTACACCCTCGTGCCGACCTACCCGAGCGGTGTGATCGGGTTCATGTGCTGTTCCCGCCGCTATGATCCCCTGAGGGATTTCGATGAAAAGCGGGCGGAGGTGCTCACGGACCTGCGATATTACACGCCGGAGATTCACCGGGCGGCCTTCGTGTTGCCGCGGTTTGCACACGGCCTGGTTTAGCCCGTTCCCGCCCGGAAATGGTCTTTTTAGCCAATCTCTGCGTCAATCTGCACGTTTACTTGTGCGGCGACCTCCAGGTCGCCTCCGCGTAAACGCTTGATTTCCTTGATCTTGGCTAAAAATCCTCATTTCCGGTATGGGGCTCGTATAACGCTGGGTGGTGCTATTCAGAGCGGCATTGGTTCGTTCCCGCCCGGAAATGGTCTTTTTAGCCAATCTCTGCGTCAAGGAGTTCAATTTTTGGCACTGGCGGTCCCCGGTTTGATCCGGCCCGAAAAGGCGGACAGGAAGAAGGCCGTCCCGGCCACCAGGATGATGGTGGCCCCGGATGTCAGGTCGAAACGGTAGGACAGCCACAAACCCACCACCGTAAAACCCATGCCCAGGAGGGAGGAAAGCACCATCATCCGCCCGAGCGTGTGGGTGTACTTTTCAGCGATGTATGGCGGGATGGTCAGCAGGGCGATGACCAGGATCAGGCCGACGATCCGGATGATCATGACCACCGCCAGGGCGATCATCCCCAGCAGGGTGAAGTAAAGAATCTTGACCGGTATCCCCACCACGAAGGCGAACTCCTCGTCGAAGGACATCGCGATGAATTCCTTGTAAAAGACGAAGACGGTCAGGCAGATCAGCAGGTTCATGGGAAGCATGCACCACAGGTCGATCAAGGGCACGGCCAGGATGCTCCCGAAGAGGTAACTCATGAGGTCGACATGGTACCCGGGGGTCAGATCGATCAGGATGATGCCGACCGCCATTCCGACGGCCCAGAGGACACCGATGATGGTATCGGCCCGGTGACGGTTTCTGAAGCTGACGGCGCCCATGATCATGGCCACCGCCATGGAAAAGAGGCCCGCCCCCAGCGTGGGGGGGATCCCGGCATAAAAGGCCAGGCCGATGCCGCCGTAAGCCGCGTGGGCGATTCCGCCGGAGATGAAAACGATCCGGTTGACGACCACAAGCGTCCCGATGACCCCGCAGACGATGCTGACCAGGATGCCCGCGGCGAGGGCGTTGCGCATGAATTCGTACTGAAGGGCTTCCCACACGTCAATGCTCCTCGTGTTTCGGCAGGACGCGGTGCGGGATCCCGTGCGCGATGAGGTCGACCGGGCAATGATAGGCCATGTTGAGCATCTCCGTGGTGATCTGGCCTTCGCCGTGAAAGATCATCTTGCGGTTGATGCAGGCGACCGACTTGACGTGCCTCGAGATGACGCCGATATCGTGCGTGATCACCACGATCGTTACGCTGCGGTTCAGGTCCCGAAGAAAGTCATAGAGGTCGACCTGAAACTCGGCGTCCACACTGGAGGTCGGTTCGTCCAGAAAGAGGATCTTGGGGTCCGTGGCGAGCGCCCGGGCGATGAAGACCCGCTGGCGCTGCCCGCCTGAAAGATGTCCGATGGGGGTGGCCCGCTCTTCCCACATCCCCACCCTTTTCAGGGCCTCCTCGACCTTGCCGCGGTCCTCCCGGCTGTACCGTCTGCCGATCCGGGCCTGGGAAAGGCGTCCCATCAGCGCCAGTTCCAGGGCCGAGATGGGGAAGCTGATGTTGAAGTCGGTGTGCTGTGGGACGTAGCCGACCCGGTGCCTTGCATCGTTCGGCTCCTGCCCGAGGATCCGGATGGTGCCCTTGTCGGGTTTCAGCAGCCCCAGCAGCAGCTTCAGGAGGGTCGTCTTACCGCCCCCGTTGGGGCCGAGGATCCCTAGGAAATCGCCCTGTTCCAGGCGGAAATTGACATCCTGGATGATGGGGCGTTCATCGAACGCGAACCAGAGATGTTCGACCTCGATTGCGGGGACACTCATGGCGTTTCAGATCTCCTAAAAAGGCGCTTGAGCGGGGCAGGGGCTCTACCCCGGGCGCGGGCCCAGCGAGGCCCTCACGTCTGGCGCGTCCGCAATTCGGAGCTTTCTGCACCGGGCGCGGCTTCCTCCCTTCAGGAACGGATCTCCTCGAAGAAGTGGAGGTTCTGCTGCAGCTTTTCGAACTCGGCCTGCTGAGCGGCCAGTTTTTCACGCACCTCCTGTACGACCTCGGCCGGGGCCTTGTCCAGAAAGCCAGGATTGCCGAGCTTCCGTTCGGCGGTCTGCATGTCTTTCTGCAGTTTCTGCATGGCCTTGCTGATGCGCTTTTTCTCCTCCTCGAAATCGAGCAGCCCGCGCAGGAGGACATGCACCTGGTTCTGCTGGAATACCGCGGTCGCGGAGGCCTCGGGCTTGTCAAGGCCGGTTCCGAGGGTGATGCCGTCGACCCTGGCGAGCGTGTGGACGTGTTTGAGGTCCCGGCGCAGGAGTTCTTCGTCCTCGGCCCGGGCGAGGTCGATCACCACGCTGACCGTTTTGGAGGGGGAGATGTTCATCTCGCCGCGGATGTTGCGGATGCCGGTGATCACCCCCATCAGGAGGTCCATTTCGCGGATCGCCTGGGCATCCTCGGGGTAATCCCCCGCCTTGGGGAAAGGCGCCGTCATGATGCTTTGCCGGGTGCCGGGCAGACGCTGCCAGATCTCTTCGGTCACGAAGGGCATGAAGGGATGGAGCAGCTTGAGGGATGCGGCGAGCACCTGCTGTGCGGCCGCCTGGGCCGATTCCTTGACCGCGGGATCGTCGCTGTAGAAGCCCTGCTTGGCCATTTCGAGGTACCAGTCGCAGAATTCATGCCAGACGAACTGGTAGGCGAGCATCGCCGCCTCGTTGAACTTGTAATCGTCGATGGCTGTGGCCATGCCTTCGCTCACCTGCCCGAGACGGGTGAAAATCCACCGGTCGGCGAGCGTGAGGTCCCGGGGCGTCTCCGGCAGGGGACGGTCGTCCAGGTTCATCAGCACGAGGCGCGCGGCATTCCAGATCTTGTTGACAAAGTGACGGTAGCCGAGGATTCGCTCCTCCGAGAGCTTGATGTCGCGCCCCTGGGCCGCAAGGGCGGCGAGGGTGAAGCGGAAGGCGTCCGTGCCGAACTGGTCCATGACCACCAGGGGGTCGATGACGTTCCCCTTGGATTTGCTCATCTTCTTGCCTTCGGCATCCCGCACCAGGGCGTGGATGTAAACGTCCCGGAAGGGGACCCGGCCCATGAAGTGGATGCCCATCATCATCATCCGGGCGACCCAGAAAAAGAGGATGTCGAAGCCGGTCACGAGGGCTGCCGTGGGGTAAAAGGTCTTGAGCTCCGGGGTTTGGTCGGGCCAGCCCAGGGTTGAGAAGGGCCAGAGGGCGGAGCTGAACCAGGTGTCGAGGACGTCGGTCTCCTGGGTCAACCGCGTCGATCCGCAGGCCTTGCAGGAGTCCGGCGCCTCCTTGGCCACCTGGACCTCCCCGCACTCTTCACAGGTCCAGGCCGGTATGCGGTGCCCCCACCAGATCTGGCGGGAGACGCACCAGTCTTTGATGTTGGTCATCCACTCTTCGTAAACGGCCTCCCAGTTGGAGGGGTAGATGCGGGTCTCTCCCTGCTTGACCGCCTCCAAAGCCTCGGCGGCGAGCGGCGCGACCCGCACGAACCACTGCTTCGACAGCAGGGGCTCGATCATGGTCTTGCAGCGATAGCAATGACCGACGGCGTGGCGATAGGGTTCGATCTTCTCCAGGAGGCCCTGCGCCTCCAGGTCGGCCAGGACCTTCCTGCGGCACTCGAAGCGGTCGAGGCCCCGGTACGCCCCTGCAAGATCGTTCATCCGGCCGTTCTCGTCGATGACCTTGATCTGTTCGAGGCTGAACCTGCGGCCGATCTCGAAGTCGTTCGGATCGTGGGCGGGTGTGATTTTGAGGGCCCCGGTCCCGAACTCCTTGTCGACATAGGTGTCGAAGATGATGGGGATCGGTTTGTTGAGCAGGGGCAGGATGACGTGCAGCCCGGAAAAGCGGCTATAGCGCTCGTCCTCCGGGTTCACGGCCACCGCCGTGTCCCCGAGCATGGTCTCCGGCCGCGTGGTGGCTACGACGATGTGGCCGTCCCGGCCTTCGACGGGGTAGCGGATATAGTACAGGTGGCTGTCCAGTTCTTCGTGTTCGACCTCGAGATCCGCCAAAGCGGTGTGGCAGCGCGGGCACCAGTTGATGATATAGTCGCCGCGGTAAATCAGACCTTCATCGTAGAGTTGAACGAAGACCTCCCGGACGGCCCTCGAAAGCCCTTCGTCCATCGTGAAACGCTCCCGGCTCCAGTCGCAGCAGCATCCGAGGCGCTTCAGTTGATTGATGATGAGCCCGCCGTACTTCTTGCGCCATTCCCATACGAGGTCGATGAACGCGTCCCTGCCGACCGAGTGCCGGTCCTTGCCCTCGGCGGCCAGGGCCTTTTCCACGACGTTCTGGGTGGCGATGCCGGCGTGGTCCGTACCGGGCTGCCACAGGACGTTGTAGCCCCGCATCCGTTTGAAACGGCAGAGAATGTCCTGCAGGGTGTTGTTGAGGGCGTGCCCCATGTGCAGAGTCCCCGTGACGTTCGGCGGGGGGATGACGATGCAGTAGGGAGGGGCATCCGAGGTGGCGGCGGCGCGGAAAAGCCCGTTGTCTTCCCAGTGGCTGTACCACCGTTTTTCCACGTCACCCGGTTCGTAGCTTTTCGGCAGGGTTTCACGTTCCATGAATCAATGACTCCTTCAGAGAAAATCGAAAACATTACTTTTACCAGGATAAACGCCGACGATCAAGACGCTTCTTCACCGGCCCGCAAGGGTGTCGCTGCCAGGCCGCCGGAGCGGGGACCCGCGGACACCGGGCACATGGGGGTCCTGCCGGCCGCGACCCTGCGCCCGGCGTTCCCGGGCGAGAAGTCCGGGCGCTGTCGTGTCGACTGCCGGAAATCGTGGGGAGATTCGACTGGCTGCCTCGGCAATTCGGGCGCTTCAAACAGAGAACCGGCGGGTTTGCAGGGGTTGCACGCGTTTCCGCGCACCGGCACGGCTGGCTCGGGTTCGGGTCGACAGAAGTTCGATCGGATCTTTGGCTGCGGCGGCAGGCCCTGGCTGCGACCCGGTGGATCGGCGTCAATCCTGCTCGGACTGAAGACTTTCCTTCAGGGAGTCGATGGCCTCGCGAATCAGTTTTTCTGCAACCGTTGTCAGGGTTTCCCTTGCAACACGTTCAACGGTTTCTCCAACGATCCGCCGGATGATCTCCTCGATCCGATCCTCCGAGATGGCCATAGGATGATCCGGGGGGCGTCCTTCCTGAGGAGTTGCGGCCGGGGTGCTCTCCGGCTGAAATACATAGAGGTCCTCGTCCGCTCCGGCGCCTTCGAAGCCGCTTGAACGCGGGCCTCCGCCCATGCCCTTGGAGTGATACCCCGGAGTCTCTTCCGTCTCCTCGGATTCAAGCGCCCTTTCCTGCCTCAAAGCGGCGTCCAGGTTGGACAGAGTGATAGCCTCAGCCTCTTCGTAACCGGGTCCTCGTTCCACCACGTCCGTCAGTTCGAGGATGTCTGAAGCGGCGTCAGGATCCGCGGCATCCAGATTGGAATAGGCGGTGTGATTGTTATCGAACGAAAAATCAAGCGGGGGCTTTTCTCGGGAATCTTTGTCATCAGCCATGGGCAGCCTCTGGGATCGGGGTGAAAATCCATCTCTGGGCGGACCCTAACACAGCCTCCCTTGATTGTCAACGGTTCAGAATCACAATGAAAAGGGTGAAGAATCCCCGTTCGGGCGCTTCCGGTTGCAGGAGCGCTGCAGGTCCAAGGGTGCCGACACGGGCCACCCCGCATCGGGACGCGCTGTTCGGATAGCCCGTGGTTTTTCACTTTTCTTGGGCAAAAGAGGCGGGAACGTGTAAAATACGGCGACGAAGCCACATGGTTCAGCCGGGTGCATGGATTCGGAGCCGTGTGACGGCGCTGCTCCGAACCCATGCCGATGCCCGTTCGGGGTGATTCTCGGCCTCAAGGATTTGTCCATCGCGGGTCGTTCTCCATCTCAGGCTCGAAACCGCGTTTGGACCGGGGAAGCCATGGACAGATCGTGGAAGGGCTCCATGGGCTGTGTTCTGCCGATTCCCCCGGCACTGCGCCATGGTGGCCTGAGGGTCGCATTCGCCGGAATTTCGAAGGTTTTGCGTGCGGATATTTTTTCCGTTCCTTGTGAACAAAGGGTTTCTGTGCACGCGTTGATCCGTATTTGACCCAGGCGCCGAGCATTGCGGGCCCGGTGGCCTTTTGAGGAGCGGAGTGAGCAGAAAGATGAGGATACGTTGCGCAAAGAGGTGGTTGGGAATGATGGTCGCGCTCGCATGCACGATGGGTTGCTGGCGGCCTGCGGGAGCCTCTGAAGAGAGGAAAGAAGACGCTTATCTTGCCGGTTACGCGACGGCGGTGATCGAGCGCGAGTTCCAGGTGGGGTGCCGCTCTGTCAGCGTCCGGAACGGCGTCATCACCCTGGAGTTGTCGGGCCTGCCGAGCGACGTGGAAGAGCGCCTTCGGAAGACGCTGCTCGATGTCCCGGGGGTCGAGCAGGTGGAGATCGTGGAGGTTCAGACGGTGGAGCCGGCTCCAGCTCCGGCTGCTTCCGAAAGGGTTTGCGCCGTGAAAGAAGCCTCTTTTTTCCCGAAAGGGGGCAGCCTTTTCGAGCCCCTCATCGCTGATCCCCGCTGGCCCCACTTTTCCGCGAGTTTCGTATGGCTCCTCGACGGCGAGGAGTTCAGCCACATGGGTGCGGTCAGTTTCGGCGAGCGCTTCCCGTTATACAGGGAAGTCTTTCCTTCGGGGCGAAGCTGGGAACTCGGGATCGAGGCCGCCGTCTTCTCCGTCTTCGATATGGACGCTGATTCCTATGATCTGATCAACAGCGACTTCTGGGTCTCTTTCCCCTCTTGGACTTACCGGGATCGCGATTTCAGCGCCCTGATGCGTTTCTACCACCAGAGTTCCCATCTGGGAGACGAGTATATCCTGAGAGGCGGGGTAGACCGGGTCAACCTCAGTTACGAGGCCCTGAGCCTGACGCTTTCACAGCGCTTTTTGACGTCTTTCCGCGTCTACGGGGGCGGCGGGTACCTCGTTCGGAGGACCCCTTCCGAGCTCGAACCCTGGTTTTCCCATCTGGGCTTCGAATATGAAAGCCCGCGCCAGTATCTGAAGGATTGGGTGACGCCGCTGATGGGGTTGGATCTGCAGTTCAATCAGGAGAACGATTGGAGCACGGACCTGTCGCTGCGGGTAGGCGTCCGTTTCAAGTCGCTCGAAACGGGCACCCGGCGCTATCTCCTGACCCTCGATTATTACAACGGTCATGCCCCTAGCGGGCAGTTCTACGACCAAAAGATCGAAAGTCTGGGGGTCGGCACCCATTTTTATTTCTAGTCTGATCCATCGGGAAATGGTCTTTTTGGCCAACCGCGGCGTCAATCTGCACGTTTGGTTGTGCGTAGGCGACCTGCAGGTCGCCTACGCACAACCGCTTGATTTCCTTGGTATTGGCTAAAGATTCTCATCGCCGGATGGGAAACCGGGTTCTACCGGAAGATCATTTCCGGATGGACTCTAATGACACATTCGAAAAGAAGGCTTTTTCTTCAGACGCTTCGCGTGCTCAGTCCCACCCCCTCGGGATAGTTCCCGCTTGGCAATGTCCGTGAAACCAGCTGGTTGGGCGGAGGGATTGATGCCCAATCTGAAAGTTTGATGGGAGGAATCGGTTTCCCGTGTAAGCCACTGAGGCGTTTAGACTTTCTGCCCGGACACAAACGGGGGGTCGGGCGAAAGAGGAGCGCGTTTCAACCAGGAACGCGGCATTGCATCCGCCGAGGGATCGGGGACGGAGCGTCGGCGGAGAGCGGTTCGATGGGCAGGATTTCAAGGACGGCGGTCTGGGCGCGTTGCCGGTCGTCTCAGGAAGAGGGCCGGAGGATGGACGGGAGTCGAAAGATATGAAGATTGCACGGGTTTCACAGATGCGGGATATGGACCGGATGGCGATCGAGCGGTACGGTATCCGGGAGGAACTCCTGATGGAAAACGCCGGGGAGGCGGTTTATTTCGCCCTCTCGCGGCGGTATGCAATGAGCGGCAGGCGTTTTGCGGTTTTCTGCGGCGGGGGCAACAACGGAGGGGACGGGTTTGTCGTTGCACGCAAGCTGCACGCGGCAGGCGCCGCCGTCGATGTCTGCCTGCTGGCGGATCCCGAGAGGTTCAGCGGCGCGGCGCAGTTGAACCGGGAGATCGTCATGGCCCTCGGCCTGCCGGTGAGGAGGATCGTGGATGCGGGGGAGGCCGCTCGCGTCGCGCAGGGGGCGGATGTCCTGATCGACGCCATTTTTGGAACGGGCCTTGCGCGGGAGGTGTCGGGGATCTACCGCGAGGTGATCGAGGCGGTCAACCGGAGCGGAAAGCCCGTGGTGAGCGTCGACATCCCCTCCGGGGTGCAGGGCGACACCGGCCGGGTGATGGGTGCGGCCGTCAAAGCGGATCTGACGGTCACCTTCGGCCTGCCGAAGATCGGCAACCTGCTGTATCCGGGTTATGACCTGTGCGGTGAACTCTTCGTCACCCACATCTCCTTCCCTCCGGAACTGCAGGACGCCTCCTGGCTGGATGTGGCCGTAAACCTTCCGGTGGTTCTCCCGCCGCGTGATCCGGACGGGCACAAGGGGTCTTTCGGGCAGGCGCTCTTCATCTGTGGTGCCGCGAGTTACTACGGCGCCCCCTTCCTGGCGGCCTATGCCTTTCTGAGGGCCGGGGGCGGGTATTCCCGGCTTGCCGTGCCGGCGGCCATGGCCCCCTTCATCGCCGTGGAGGGCCGGGAGATCGTGCTGGTGCCCATGGCGGAAACCGACACCGGCAGCATCTCGGAAGAAAATGCGGATGAACTCCTGAGGCTGTCGGAAGGCATGGAAATGGTCGTCATGGGTCCGGGCCTGTCCCTGGATCAGGAGACGCAGCGCCTGGTCTTGGATCTCGCCGCCCGGATCGAGCGGCCGCTGCTGCTTGACGGGG encodes the following:
- a CDS encoding PAS domain-containing sensor histidine kinase; its protein translation is MDKEKRMLASIVESIDEGVYVIDPDFTVEYMNRTMIEYFGQGVGEKCHKVINDQDTLCPWCWAHETPLSKERRGEIYIPKVNRTFEVTEKPVAYLDGSQSRIRFFKDITDRKRREAELRLSEEKFRSLFEHVNVGVYISSKEGKFLDANRALLQMLGYDTKEEFLDIDISRDLYVRPEDRIRFQQLIEREGFVKDYEVEFKRKDGDPIVVWVTGHLRHDHLGNVIGYEGINVDQTERYRMERKLKEAHDFLNKIIQSSPNPIMAADLTGRIILWNRAAEKTLGYLADETVGKMHISRIYPEGVARKIMKMIRSSEHGGKGLLQNHAMLYVRRDGQVIDGTLSAAMIYDDEGREVATVGSFVDMTERIGMERALHNIQEQLLQSEKLAAMGKLTSQIAHELNNPLYGIMNTLELLKTEIPPENKRRRLLEMSLSETVRLADMLKKMLSFSKPDQEERCPANLNQIIEELLLLHERILQENNIWIVRELAGDLGEVSVSKNQMRQVILNMISNARDAMPGGGTLTFRTRRKGEQALIEIADTGQGIAEENVHRVFENFFTTKDSVKGVGLGLSVCYAFIQDHGGDITVQSKPNQGTTFTIALPAHKAENGGMPAQIKAQP
- a CDS encoding response regulator, whose amino-acid sequence is MRDVFTVYTASQYCNVSSKTIINWIDAGHIKAYRTVGGHRRISREDLEAFMLRQGIPIPQANADEGRKKRILVVDDDPIIVESIVQALEEDAHDYEVISAADGFEAGLQVTHFKPDLLILDIMMPDIKGYEVCRRIKASPETQHVKIIVLSAYLDEEKFNRMTAEGADVCFNKPLPLPQLLEEVARQLGLDR
- the speE gene encoding polyamine aminopropyltransferase codes for the protein MTQTTSEKHVGFKVDEAAGQALSLWFNDSIEFAHGCRISVRIKDVLCHYRSRFQEIAVFETERLGRMLVLDNITMLTEFDEAAYHEMIVHVPLLTHPRPVKVLVIGGGDGGTIREVLKHPSVEEVHLCELDEEVVKACRAHIPSLACAFDDPRVKAYYEDGAKFVKERPAAYDVIIVDSTDPIGPGQVLFQRPFYADMYSALKEDGMVVTQCESIHLHREVIRGVADFAKEIYPRIGYYYTLVPTYPSGVIGFMCCSRRYDPLRDFDEKRAEVLTDLRYYTPEIHRAAFVLPRFAHGLV
- a CDS encoding metal ABC transporter permease, whose amino-acid sequence is MWEALQYEFMRNALAAGILVSIVCGVIGTLVVVNRIVFISGGIAHAAYGGIGLAFYAGIPPTLGAGLFSMAVAMIMGAVSFRNRHRADTIIGVLWAVGMAVGIILIDLTPGYHVDLMSYLFGSILAVPLIDLWCMLPMNLLICLTVFVFYKEFIAMSFDEEFAFVVGIPVKILYFTLLGMIALAVVMIIRIVGLILVIALLTIPPYIAEKYTHTLGRMMVLSSLLGMGFTVVGLWLSYRFDLTSGATIILVAGTAFFLSAFSGRIKPGTASAKN
- a CDS encoding metal ABC transporter ATP-binding protein, whose product is MSVPAIEVEHLWFAFDERPIIQDVNFRLEQGDFLGILGPNGGGKTTLLKLLLGLLKPDKGTIRILGQEPNDARHRVGYVPQHTDFNISFPISALELALMGRLSQARIGRRYSREDRGKVEEALKRVGMWEERATPIGHLSGGQRQRVFIARALATDPKILFLDEPTSSVDAEFQVDLYDFLRDLNRSVTIVVITHDIGVISRHVKSVACINRKMIFHGEGQITTEMLNMAYHCPVDLIAHGIPHRVLPKHEEH
- a CDS encoding valine--tRNA ligase; translated protein: MERETLPKSYEPGDVEKRWYSHWEDNGLFRAAATSDAPPYCIVIPPPNVTGTLHMGHALNNTLQDILCRFKRMRGYNVLWQPGTDHAGIATQNVVEKALAAEGKDRHSVGRDAFIDLVWEWRKKYGGLIINQLKRLGCCCDWSRERFTMDEGLSRAVREVFVQLYDEGLIYRGDYIINWCPRCHTALADLEVEHEELDSHLYYIRYPVEGRDGHIVVATTRPETMLGDTAVAVNPEDERYSRFSGLHVILPLLNKPIPIIFDTYVDKEFGTGALKITPAHDPNDFEIGRRFSLEQIKVIDENGRMNDLAGAYRGLDRFECRRKVLADLEAQGLLEKIEPYRHAVGHCYRCKTMIEPLLSKQWFVRVAPLAAEALEAVKQGETRIYPSNWEAVYEEWMTNIKDWCVSRQIWWGHRIPAWTCEECGEVQVAKEAPDSCKACGSTRLTQETDVLDTWFSSALWPFSTLGWPDQTPELKTFYPTAALVTGFDILFFWVARMMMMGIHFMGRVPFRDVYIHALVRDAEGKKMSKSKGNVIDPLVVMDQFGTDAFRFTLAALAAQGRDIKLSEERILGYRHFVNKIWNAARLVLMNLDDRPLPETPRDLTLADRWIFTRLGQVSEGMATAIDDYKFNEAAMLAYQFVWHEFCDWYLEMAKQGFYSDDPAVKESAQAAAQQVLAASLKLLHPFMPFVTEEIWQRLPGTRQSIMTAPFPKAGDYPEDAQAIREMDLLMGVITGIRNIRGEMNISPSKTVSVVIDLARAEDEELLRRDLKHVHTLARVDGITLGTGLDKPEASATAVFQQNQVHVLLRGLLDFEEEKKRISKAMQKLQKDMQTAERKLGNPGFLDKAPAEVVQEVREKLAAQQAEFEKLQQNLHFFEEIRS
- a CDS encoding DUF1207 domain-containing protein; its protein translation is MMVALACTMGCWRPAGASEERKEDAYLAGYATAVIEREFQVGCRSVSVRNGVITLELSGLPSDVEERLRKTLLDVPGVEQVEIVEVQTVEPAPAPAASERVCAVKEASFFPKGGSLFEPLIADPRWPHFSASFVWLLDGEEFSHMGAVSFGERFPLYREVFPSGRSWELGIEAAVFSVFDMDADSYDLINSDFWVSFPSWTYRDRDFSALMRFYHQSSHLGDEYILRGGVDRVNLSYEALSLTLSQRFLTSFRVYGGGGYLVRRTPSELEPWFSHLGFEYESPRQYLKDWVTPLMGLDLQFNQENDWSTDLSLRVGVRFKSLETGTRRYLLTLDYYNGHAPSGQFYDQKIESLGVGTHFYF